In one Rutidosis leptorrhynchoides isolate AG116_Rl617_1_P2 chromosome 8, CSIRO_AGI_Rlap_v1, whole genome shotgun sequence genomic region, the following are encoded:
- the LOC139862154 gene encoding uncharacterized protein isoform X1, which translates to MGYDNKKEIPPPIKQLQGTHHLIEFSIETDKYGEPDYIFKRQFSPSTPTKTTSATQQPVTPLPTPASPEKKQEESSSQTIKEQEKKTHTNAKRAILIAPEEENAKKERKIKQQSNPQRSKTKCGGQ; encoded by the exons ATGGGGTACGACAACAAGAAAGAAATACCCCCTCCAATCAAACAACTACAAGGAACGCACCATTTAATTGAATTCAGCATCGAGACCGACAAATACGGAGAACCAGACTACATTTTCAAACGTCAGTTCTCACCATCAACACCAACGAAGACAACCTCAGCAACACAACAACCAGTGACACCCCTACCAACTCCAGCATCGCCAG AAAAAAAACAAGAAGAAAGCAGCAGCCAAACAATAAAAGAACAAGAAAAGAAAACCCATACCAACGCAAAAAGAGCAATCTTAATCGCACCAGAAGAGGAAAAtgcaaaaaaagaaagaaagatcaAGCAGCAAAGCAACCCTCAACGATCAAAAACCAAATGCGGAGGACAATAA